One Roseimaritima multifibrata DNA window includes the following coding sequences:
- a CDS encoding gamma carbonic anhydrase family protein, protein MTIYQLGEKCPKIDPSAYIAAEATIIGDVEIAADANVWPGAVARGDVEPIRIGARSSVQDNVVMHTDPGFPLHIGEDATIGHQATLHGCTIGRGALVGMQAVVLNGAEIGEGSLVAAGALVTEGKSFPAHSLILGSPAKVARPLREDEIKNIQALAARYVERGRDYRENLKPVTPQE, encoded by the coding sequence ATGACGATTTACCAATTGGGCGAGAAATGTCCCAAAATTGACCCCTCCGCCTATATTGCGGCCGAAGCGACGATCATCGGAGACGTCGAAATTGCCGCGGATGCGAACGTTTGGCCAGGAGCCGTCGCTAGAGGGGATGTCGAACCGATCCGCATTGGGGCTCGATCAAGTGTCCAGGACAATGTGGTGATGCACACCGACCCAGGATTTCCATTGCATATCGGCGAAGATGCGACGATCGGACATCAAGCAACGCTGCACGGGTGCACGATCGGACGCGGCGCGTTGGTCGGCATGCAGGCGGTCGTGTTGAATGGGGCCGAAATCGGCGAAGGATCGCTTGTCGCTGCGGGGGCGCTGGTCACCGAGGGCAAGTCCTTCCCGGCTCACAGTCTGATCCTGGGATCGCCCGCCAAGGTCGCCCGTCCTCTGAGAGAAGACGAAATCAAAAACATACAGGCGTTAGCTGCCAGGTATGTTGAACGAGGCAGAGACTACCGCGAGAACTTGAAACCGGTGACACCTCAGGAATAA